A single Leptospira kirschneri serovar Cynopteri str. 3522 CT DNA region contains:
- a CDS encoding SprT-like domain-containing protein, whose amino-acid sequence MFSTFQNRTEKIESSFVLNILEKRIFEFSKLPNGTFLKGKKFEIKFYPYSNLGSSIRVSSEKLEFKIHSSYLNSEPETLQSVIDLLLFKLLKHPIPDQLEEAIRRFYENHTDQKINSNRNRKQVQRSSSQNKKLRDILEKLNDSYLKIDLSNLEIFWGKSKSTTRLGHYDPTHNMIVINPILSIQSVPDFVLEYIVFHELLHVYFPVVRKKGRNVIHGKEFKKLEKKFLHYKQANVWLKSKHFRKMILH is encoded by the coding sequence ATGTTTTCTACGTTCCAAAATCGAACCGAAAAGATCGAATCCTCTTTTGTTCTAAACATTTTAGAAAAAAGAATATTTGAATTTTCTAAACTTCCAAACGGAACATTTTTGAAAGGAAAAAAATTTGAAATTAAATTTTATCCTTACTCCAATTTAGGAAGTTCAATTCGAGTTTCTTCCGAAAAATTAGAATTTAAAATTCATTCTTCTTATTTAAATTCTGAGCCGGAAACTTTACAATCGGTGATCGATTTACTTTTATTTAAATTGTTGAAACATCCGATTCCGGATCAATTGGAAGAAGCGATCCGTAGGTTTTACGAAAATCATACCGATCAAAAAATAAATTCGAACAGAAATCGAAAACAAGTTCAACGCTCTTCTTCTCAAAATAAAAAACTGAGAGACATTTTAGAAAAACTCAATGATTCTTATTTGAAGATAGATCTTTCTAATTTAGAAATTTTTTGGGGAAAGTCTAAATCGACCACAAGGCTTGGACACTACGATCCAACACATAATATGATCGTAATCAATCCCATTTTATCCATTCAATCCGTTCCGGACTTCGTTTTAGAATACATAGTATTTCATGAATTACTGCACGTCTACTTTCCGGTTGTCAGAAAAAAGGGCAGAAACGTAATACACGGAAAAGAATTTAAAAAGTTGGAAAAAAAGTTTTTACACTATAAACAAGCAAATGTTTGGCTTAAATCCAAACATTTTAGAAAGATGATTTTGCATTGA
- a CDS encoding ketopantoate reductase family protein, translating to MFRILVLGSGAIAGLYAGKLAQAGCKVDFWVRKNSSELKKNGFQIESASWGNFHYKVEKVFESVPKNLKDYNLVLNCLKCLPDIDLKKILGETIPQNLPILLLQNGIDIEEPVSILYPENEILSGLAFVCANRTDTGKILHLDYGELTIGSWNRNPSFICDQLVGLFNSVGVPTQNTNTIRQTRWKKLMWNAPFNPISVLCGGKNTSEILDNLFSRKLVIEIMKEVQTLSKLDGAEVPTTQIDAFLQMTETMKPYKTSMLLDFEAGRPMEIEAILGNTIRIAEKNNLEIPHIQTIYSLLSLYKS from the coding sequence TTGTTTCGAATTTTAGTTTTAGGTTCTGGTGCTATAGCCGGTTTATACGCCGGCAAACTTGCACAAGCAGGTTGTAAGGTAGATTTTTGGGTTCGAAAAAACTCTTCCGAATTAAAAAAGAACGGTTTTCAAATCGAAAGCGCCTCTTGGGGAAATTTTCATTATAAAGTAGAAAAGGTTTTTGAAAGTGTTCCCAAAAACTTAAAAGACTACAATCTGGTTTTAAACTGCTTGAAATGTCTTCCTGATATTGATCTAAAAAAAATTTTGGGAGAAACAATTCCTCAAAATCTACCAATCTTGCTTTTGCAAAATGGAATCGATATAGAAGAACCGGTTTCTATTCTTTATCCTGAAAATGAAATTTTAAGCGGACTTGCTTTTGTATGCGCTAATCGGACTGATACCGGAAAAATTCTTCATTTGGATTATGGAGAATTGACAATTGGATCTTGGAACAGAAATCCTTCTTTTATCTGTGATCAATTAGTGGGGCTTTTTAATAGTGTGGGAGTTCCTACACAAAATACGAATACAATCCGTCAAACTCGTTGGAAAAAACTGATGTGGAACGCACCGTTCAATCCGATTAGTGTTCTTTGTGGTGGTAAAAACACTTCAGAAATTTTAGATAATTTATTCAGTCGTAAACTCGTAATTGAAATTATGAAAGAGGTGCAAACCCTTTCTAAATTGGACGGAGCGGAAGTTCCAACAACTCAGATAGATGCATTTTTACAAATGACAGAAACGATGAAACCTTATAAAACCAGTATGCTTTTAGATTTCGAAGCCGGTAGACCTATGGAAATTGAAGCGATTCTTGGAAATACAATTCGGATTGCCGAAAAAAATAATTTAGAAATTCCGCATATTCAAACTATCTACTCTCTTTTAAGTTTATACAAAAGTTAA
- a CDS encoding AAA family ATPase, with protein MKLSTETYLLSPALEEAILLAEVTSRPLLLKGEPGTGKSLLAEYLADQRKLPLYTWHIKSITQAKEGLYFYDAVSRLNDSRFSEDSEKIKNIENYIRLGALGEAFQLNQKSIVLIDEIDKADIEFPNDLLLELDRMEFYIPEISKRIQAQHRPLTIITSNNEKELPAAFLRRCIFHYIEFPDPEFMKKIILSHFPGIGHTLLIKALEMFYLIRRMDDLKKKPGTSELLDWIQILVHQGAVLKEEVRIPFLGALIKNEEDLRLFRN; from the coding sequence ATGAAACTATCAACCGAAACATATCTTTTATCTCCCGCATTAGAAGAGGCAATCCTGCTTGCCGAAGTGACTTCTCGTCCTTTACTATTAAAAGGAGAACCAGGAACTGGGAAATCTCTTTTAGCAGAATATTTGGCGGATCAGAGGAAACTACCTCTTTATACCTGGCACATCAAATCCATCACTCAAGCCAAAGAAGGTTTATATTTTTATGATGCAGTTTCTAGACTCAACGATTCTCGCTTTTCAGAAGATTCCGAAAAAATAAAAAACATAGAAAACTATATACGACTTGGCGCGTTGGGAGAAGCGTTTCAATTGAATCAAAAATCGATTGTACTCATAGATGAGATCGACAAAGCAGACATAGAATTTCCGAACGATCTACTTTTAGAATTGGATCGGATGGAATTTTATATTCCTGAGATTTCCAAACGAATCCAAGCACAACATCGTCCTTTAACTATCATTACCTCTAATAACGAAAAGGAATTACCTGCCGCATTTTTAAGAAGATGCATTTTTCATTATATAGAATTTCCGGATCCGGAATTTATGAAAAAAATCATACTTTCTCATTTTCCTGGTATAGGACATACTCTATTGATCAAAGCTTTAGAAATGTTTTATCTCATTCGTAGAATGGACGATCTCAAGAAAAAACCGGGAACGAGCGAACTTTTAGATTGGATACAAATCTTAGTACACCAAGGAGCGGTTTTAAAAGAAGAAGTTCGAATTCCATTTTTAGGAGCGCTTATCAAAAACGAGGAGGATCTGAGATTGTTCAGAAACTAA
- the pbpC gene encoding penicillin-binding protein 1C, whose protein sequence is MIRLILYLLSIFLYTNLLFSEGEKNTEIPSYKEIRNSYLPSDGTILDHHGRILQTIRWNVRERKLSWTEEGEIPETLLLALLLQEDKRFFEHSGVDRIAILGSIKDRLFGNSKRGASTLSMQLAGIFLGTKPGQRNIFDKWGQMEFAQKIEKTWTKNEIFTAYLNLTQFRGELRGLRAASRGLFQKEPHTLSDIESILLVAMLPYPGASSKILAKRSCILAKKIQKEELCDSFESVAKKATSKINNLPSTEGIAYHAAQKIFRENPGIFSTDGKIKTTIDFDLQWKITEIAKNNLYGLKKQNVAETGILVLDNISGAILAYVGNLEDSNSFYVDAIQSKRQAGSTLKPFLYGLAFEKEVLKPNSILEDSPTEWNAVSGIYRPSNYSDTYHGNVQAKYALASSLNIPAIRVLDLVNVPDFVERLRELGLSGLKRADFYGSSLALGTADVTLFELTNAYRTLANGGISSKPTFFPFEAKQTIQENFQEGNFWNRIYTKKSADTLSEILSDREYRSLSFGLNNHLSTRFFTAVKTGTSQDMRDNWCIGYSKKYTVGVWVGNMNGKPMWDVSGVTGAAPIWNTIINLLQEREEHTNDFTLKKSYNSPTRQLTELSKIPKILIPGNETIYALDPDIPDERQRLHFYASQFGFGFKWILDGNTIQETKEKEVFWKPQKGFHILSLQDQNGKIIDSVVFEVR, encoded by the coding sequence ATGATACGATTGATTCTATATTTATTAAGTATATTCTTATATACGAATTTACTTTTTTCCGAAGGGGAAAAAAATACGGAAATTCCTTCTTATAAAGAAATTAGAAATTCGTATCTACCTTCCGACGGAACAATTTTAGATCATCATGGAAGAATTTTACAGACCATACGATGGAATGTTAGAGAAAGAAAACTTTCTTGGACGGAAGAAGGAGAAATTCCAGAAACTCTTCTACTCGCTTTACTTTTACAAGAAGACAAACGTTTTTTTGAACATTCGGGAGTAGATCGGATCGCAATTTTAGGTTCTATCAAAGATCGACTTTTTGGAAATTCAAAACGGGGTGCGAGCACTCTTTCCATGCAACTTGCCGGAATTTTTTTAGGAACGAAACCAGGACAAAGAAACATTTTTGATAAATGGGGGCAGATGGAATTCGCTCAAAAAATAGAAAAAACTTGGACTAAAAATGAAATTTTCACCGCGTATCTTAACCTAACACAATTTAGAGGAGAATTAAGAGGTCTTAGGGCTGCAAGCCGTGGACTCTTTCAAAAGGAACCGCATACGTTAAGCGATATCGAATCCATTCTATTGGTTGCGATGCTGCCTTATCCAGGAGCAAGTTCTAAAATATTGGCAAAACGAAGTTGTATCTTAGCAAAAAAAATCCAAAAAGAAGAACTCTGCGATTCCTTTGAAAGTGTGGCAAAAAAAGCCACTTCCAAAATAAACAATTTACCTTCCACCGAAGGAATTGCATATCACGCCGCACAAAAAATTTTCAGAGAAAATCCGGGAATCTTTTCTACAGACGGAAAAATTAAAACGACAATCGATTTTGATCTTCAATGGAAAATTACTGAAATTGCAAAAAACAATTTATACGGATTAAAAAAACAAAACGTCGCCGAAACAGGAATTTTAGTTTTAGATAATATATCCGGAGCTATTCTAGCTTATGTAGGAAATTTAGAAGACAGTAATTCCTTTTATGTGGACGCGATCCAGTCAAAACGACAAGCGGGGTCTACTTTAAAACCTTTTTTATACGGACTTGCGTTTGAAAAAGAAGTATTAAAACCAAATTCTATTTTAGAAGACAGTCCTACGGAATGGAATGCAGTTTCCGGAATTTATAGACCTTCCAATTATAGCGATACGTACCACGGGAATGTACAGGCCAAATACGCTTTAGCGTCCTCTTTGAATATACCGGCGATTCGAGTATTAGATCTTGTGAATGTTCCTGATTTTGTAGAAAGGCTGAGAGAGTTGGGTTTGAGCGGTCTAAAACGAGCAGATTTTTACGGATCTTCTCTGGCTTTAGGAACCGCGGATGTTACTCTTTTTGAATTGACAAACGCTTATAGAACTCTTGCAAACGGAGGAATCAGTTCGAAACCAACTTTTTTTCCATTCGAAGCCAAACAAACAATCCAAGAAAATTTCCAAGAAGGAAATTTTTGGAATCGAATTTATACTAAAAAATCTGCAGACACGTTAAGCGAAATACTATCCGATCGGGAATACCGCTCTTTATCTTTTGGATTAAACAATCATCTTAGTACAAGATTTTTTACTGCGGTTAAAACCGGAACTTCTCAAGATATGAGAGACAATTGGTGTATAGGTTATTCTAAAAAATATACCGTGGGGGTTTGGGTAGGAAACATGAACGGTAAACCAATGTGGGACGTAAGCGGGGTTACTGGAGCCGCTCCAATTTGGAATACAATCATCAATCTACTTCAAGAAAGAGAAGAACATACAAACGATTTCACTTTAAAAAAGTCTTATAATTCTCCAACTCGTCAACTGACAGAACTTTCAAAAATTCCTAAAATTTTAATTCCTGGAAACGAAACCATCTATGCTCTCGACCCGGACATACCAGACGAAAGACAAAGATTACATTTTTATGCTTCTCAATTCGGTTTCGGATTTAAGTGGATTTTAGACGGAAATACGATTCAAGAAACAAAAGAAAAAGAAGTATTTTGGAAACCGCAAAAAGGATTTCACATACTTTCTTTACAAGATCAAAACGGGAAAATCATAGATAGCGTCGTTTTTGAAGTAAGATAG
- a CDS encoding alpha-2-macroglobulin family protein: MLLFGRTPLSHFFQKTNYSISCIWNQRVKKIAFIGSSLLFFFAFSTLNAQIKIEFSPTGEVKKPSQIRARFSESMIPLGNPKFSLFPFEIRCPLQGAQRWVDDKNWVLEFPELLPGGIECTFETKKVKSVSGNFLNEGEKFSFHTGGPELEENHTFPYEGIYIDEDQIFILNLDTDLDRSSANDSIYFVVEGLKDKIGFSYVKDSVEKEILKTRTIQKTDRMILIKPDQKFPSGQKVYLVLEKGLKSKSGIPRSSTRKIEYSVRQTFRAEFNCDRVNAKAACIPSSPLILRFNSPVLVEILKKIQLQTNDGKTIPAKVHSENGDYQYEVSFPVPLSPKSKFQILLPSGIKDDAGRTLSNQSSFPLTVFTDDYPPLLKFASKFGILERFPEAILPVTIRNLEAENPVRLYQVKTSPDTEDKIKEQFDKLKEKGKEILNWAIGKEEKSNPPKQFTGKELILGSGEIAEILRYLKTIEDLDHKESIFESFQDKSSTNDIKLQSNHGARRFEVVGIPLKKPGFHVVEMKSDILGNSLLGINQPFYVRTSALVTNLALHFKWGNESSLVWVTKLNDSKPVPNADIQIFNCKKEKIFTGKTGPYGTLIIKGILAKNKIPHCSWKSYENGLFLIASFEDDFTFTHTGWQNGIENWRFNLPSGDYGNENVVFHPILDRTLFRAGEIASIKLVSRTKKSFGFEIPGQNQYPTFAKIVHSGSNKEYSISLKWDREGTSSFQFKIPKEANLGAYQIILSPSKDRGEFSIGEFRVEEFRVPLMKADIQTSGSNINPSKLGINGNVRYLSGGGAGKLPVLLRTRVTFEGGAYFSDYSDFSFSNGKVNQTEIREESNIGFTKTQLTLDEKGFFESTVRSIPESDTTQKLETELEYRDPNGEIQSVYRSFPIYPSQYHIGIASEGWAAVQDSIKLKVAVLDLKGTTVEGKKVNVTAFTKKYYSNRKRLVGGFYSYEHKSEVKELGEFCSGKTNSKGLFYCNGSLKTTGEVYFEASLSGEEVKANSSVWITGKDDLWFAASDHDRMDLIPEKKEYQTGEKAKFQVRMPFREATALVTVEREGILNSYIRNLSGKEPVIEIPIESSFAPNVFVSVLAVRGRVDSPKETALVDLAKPSFRLGMAQIRVGWKPFEVPVRIETDKTVYGTRQKVKVKIQIDHPSTQVKKDSKITLVAVDQGLLELKSNDTWDLLKAMMNQRGNSVQTSTAQLHVVGRRHFGLKSLPPGGGGGGATTRELFDTLLFWKPDLKPDENGFLEVEIPLNDSLTSFKIVAIVHSGKDKFGSGSTQIRTTKDVLIYPSIAPFAREKDEILSGISLKNTTERNLELEISPRTSPDLKLETKNIQLKAGESKNVYWNLSIPIQKEEIVYEFQTKETGGTFTDIVRFRQKVGESIPVRILQSTFLRLEDGKLSLPVQENQEAIAGSGQLEISLKSSLTGGAILSSKEYMNLYPYSCLEQKLSKAISSEKDWNHIMNHLNTYLDGDGLLKFFPMSLYGSEILTSYVLILSSESGKKIPEEIQNTLLEALNRYVNGLIYRNSYISNTDFLLKKIILLDAISRFQTVGDDTIRTIQVDPKILPTDVLISLRNIYSKSRIYKNQIPQLDILLKSRFRIQGTSYNFVDETSLWWLLSSNDSTVMKTILSVVKDPSWKEDLPRLIRGAISRQSKGHWDITTANALGILAFQSYSKQFEKDTVEGTTVITLENHSNTLEWKNQKEPTKLKLPMPHNAQNLEFVQNGSGKPYAVIHTKAALPLKEKLESGMRLEKEILDESGNKKTRFQEGDMVRVRLKIYTESDLSWIALKDPIPAGASILGSGLGNDSRSGSELAKEENWWSSPTFIERKWEGYIAYFEYLPSGSVTLEYVYRINQTGKFILPPTRVEAMYLPDQFAELPNPDQMITKE, from the coding sequence ATCCTTCTTTTCGGGAGAACCCCATTGAGCCATTTTTTTCAAAAAACTAATTATTCTATATCTTGTATTTGGAATCAACGCGTAAAAAAAATTGCCTTTATTGGGAGTAGTCTTCTTTTCTTTTTTGCGTTTTCCACACTGAACGCGCAGATAAAGATCGAATTTTCTCCAACTGGAGAAGTTAAAAAACCTTCTCAAATCAGAGCTCGTTTTTCCGAATCGATGATTCCTCTCGGAAATCCTAAATTTTCCTTATTTCCTTTTGAAATCCGTTGTCCTTTACAAGGTGCACAACGTTGGGTAGACGATAAAAACTGGGTACTTGAATTTCCAGAACTACTTCCAGGCGGAATTGAATGTACATTTGAAACTAAAAAGGTAAAGTCTGTTTCTGGAAATTTTTTGAACGAAGGAGAAAAGTTTTCCTTTCATACCGGAGGTCCTGAACTCGAAGAAAATCATACTTTTCCTTATGAAGGTATCTATATAGACGAGGATCAAATTTTTATTTTAAATTTGGATACGGATCTAGATCGTTCTTCTGCAAACGATTCTATTTATTTTGTGGTAGAAGGTCTCAAAGATAAAATTGGTTTTAGTTACGTAAAAGATTCTGTAGAAAAAGAAATTTTAAAAACCAGAACCATCCAAAAAACAGATCGAATGATTTTAATTAAACCGGATCAGAAATTTCCGAGCGGTCAAAAAGTTTATCTCGTTTTAGAAAAAGGTTTAAAGTCTAAATCAGGAATCCCGAGAAGTTCTACAAGAAAAATTGAATATTCAGTAAGACAAACATTTAGAGCAGAGTTTAACTGTGATCGTGTAAACGCAAAGGCGGCTTGTATTCCTTCTTCGCCCTTAATTTTAAGATTCAATTCTCCTGTATTGGTAGAAATTCTTAAAAAAATTCAGCTTCAGACAAACGATGGAAAAACGATTCCCGCGAAAGTTCATTCTGAAAATGGAGACTACCAATACGAAGTGAGTTTTCCGGTTCCTCTTTCTCCTAAGTCAAAGTTTCAGATTCTTTTGCCTTCTGGTATCAAAGATGATGCTGGAAGAACTCTTTCTAATCAATCTTCTTTTCCTCTCACAGTATTTACGGATGATTATCCTCCTCTTTTAAAGTTTGCCTCTAAATTTGGAATTTTAGAAAGATTTCCAGAAGCGATTCTTCCAGTTACAATCCGAAATTTAGAAGCCGAGAATCCGGTTCGTCTCTATCAAGTAAAAACGAGTCCGGACACAGAAGACAAAATTAAAGAACAGTTCGATAAGTTAAAAGAAAAAGGAAAAGAAATTCTTAATTGGGCAATCGGAAAAGAAGAAAAATCAAATCCACCTAAACAATTCACGGGAAAGGAATTGATTTTAGGATCCGGAGAAATTGCAGAGATTCTTCGTTATCTCAAAACGATAGAAGACTTAGATCATAAGGAGTCCATCTTTGAATCCTTCCAAGACAAATCTTCAACCAATGATATAAAACTTCAAAGTAATCACGGCGCCCGTCGTTTTGAAGTGGTAGGAATTCCTTTGAAAAAACCGGGCTTTCACGTAGTTGAAATGAAATCTGATATATTAGGAAATTCTTTATTAGGAATCAATCAACCTTTTTACGTTAGGACCTCCGCCTTAGTAACCAACCTTGCGCTTCATTTTAAATGGGGGAACGAATCCTCCTTGGTTTGGGTTACAAAACTAAACGACTCCAAACCCGTACCCAACGCGGACATTCAGATTTTTAATTGTAAAAAAGAAAAAATTTTCACGGGTAAAACCGGACCTTACGGAACACTTATCATAAAAGGAATTTTAGCTAAAAATAAAATTCCACATTGTTCGTGGAAGTCATACGAGAACGGTTTATTTTTGATCGCCTCTTTTGAAGACGATTTTACATTCACTCATACTGGTTGGCAAAACGGAATTGAAAATTGGAGATTCAATCTACCCTCGGGAGACTACGGAAATGAAAACGTAGTATTTCATCCTATTTTAGATAGAACCTTGTTTCGCGCTGGAGAAATCGCATCCATAAAACTTGTTTCTAGAACAAAAAAATCTTTTGGATTCGAAATTCCAGGTCAAAACCAATATCCTACGTTTGCAAAAATCGTTCATTCTGGAAGTAATAAAGAATATTCTATTTCTCTAAAATGGGATCGAGAAGGTACCAGCTCTTTTCAATTTAAAATTCCAAAAGAAGCTAACCTAGGAGCTTATCAAATTATTTTATCACCTTCAAAAGATAGAGGAGAATTTTCTATCGGAGAGTTTAGAGTAGAAGAATTTAGGGTTCCTCTAATGAAGGCGGACATTCAGACCTCCGGTTCTAACATCAATCCTTCTAAACTTGGAATTAATGGAAACGTCCGTTATCTTTCCGGCGGAGGAGCCGGAAAACTTCCAGTTCTTTTAAGAACTAGAGTTACTTTTGAGGGTGGTGCGTATTTTTCGGATTATTCCGATTTTTCGTTTAGCAACGGTAAGGTGAATCAAACGGAAATTAGAGAAGAGTCTAATATCGGTTTTACGAAAACCCAGCTTACACTGGATGAAAAAGGTTTTTTTGAAAGTACAGTTCGATCAATTCCAGAATCCGATACAACTCAAAAATTAGAAACGGAACTGGAATATAGAGATCCAAACGGCGAAATTCAAAGCGTTTATAGATCTTTTCCAATTTATCCTTCTCAGTATCATATCGGAATTGCTTCCGAAGGTTGGGCGGCGGTTCAAGATTCTATAAAATTGAAAGTTGCCGTTTTAGATTTAAAAGGAACTACAGTGGAAGGAAAAAAAGTAAACGTAACCGCGTTTACTAAAAAATACTATTCGAATAGAAAACGTTTAGTAGGCGGTTTTTATAGTTATGAACATAAGTCCGAAGTAAAAGAGTTAGGCGAATTTTGTTCCGGTAAAACAAATTCAAAAGGATTATTCTATTGTAACGGTTCCTTAAAAACGACGGGCGAAGTTTATTTTGAGGCCTCTCTTTCTGGAGAAGAAGTAAAGGCAAATTCTTCCGTTTGGATCACTGGAAAAGACGATTTATGGTTTGCCGCGAGTGATCACGATCGTATGGATCTGATTCCAGAAAAAAAAGAATACCAAACCGGTGAAAAAGCAAAATTTCAAGTAAGAATGCCTTTTCGAGAAGCAACCGCTCTTGTTACAGTAGAAAGAGAAGGAATCCTCAATTCTTATATTAGAAATTTAAGTGGTAAAGAACCCGTTATTGAAATTCCGATCGAAAGTTCTTTTGCGCCTAACGTGTTTGTTTCGGTCTTGGCGGTTCGAGGAAGAGTAGACAGTCCGAAAGAAACCGCGCTCGTTGATTTGGCAAAACCATCTTTTCGGTTAGGTATGGCACAGATTCGAGTCGGTTGGAAACCGTTCGAAGTTCCCGTTCGTATAGAAACGGATAAAACCGTTTACGGAACAAGACAAAAAGTAAAAGTAAAAATTCAGATCGATCATCCTTCCACACAAGTAAAGAAAGATTCTAAAATAACGTTAGTCGCTGTTGACCAAGGTCTTTTAGAATTAAAATCCAACGATACCTGGGATCTACTCAAGGCAATGATGAATCAACGTGGAAATTCAGTACAAACTTCTACGGCACAACTTCATGTTGTAGGAAGAAGACATTTCGGATTAAAAAGTTTACCTCCGGGAGGCGGAGGTGGTGGGGCCACCACCAGAGAATTGTTTGACACTCTTCTTTTTTGGAAACCGGATTTAAAACCGGATGAAAACGGATTTTTAGAAGTAGAAATCCCTTTAAACGATTCATTAACCTCTTTTAAAATAGTTGCAATCGTTCATTCGGGCAAAGACAAATTCGGTTCTGGTTCTACGCAGATACGAACTACAAAAGACGTACTCATCTATCCTTCCATTGCTCCTTTTGCCAGAGAAAAAGACGAGATCCTAAGCGGAATTTCTCTTAAAAATACTACCGAAAGAAATTTAGAGTTAGAAATAAGTCCTAGAACATCACCAGATCTTAAATTAGAAACTAAGAATATTCAATTAAAGGCGGGAGAATCTAAAAACGTTTATTGGAACTTGTCGATCCCTATTCAAAAAGAAGAAATTGTATACGAGTTTCAAACAAAAGAAACCGGTGGGACTTTTACAGACATAGTTCGTTTCCGTCAGAAAGTTGGGGAATCGATTCCTGTTAGAATATTACAGTCCACTTTCTTAAGATTAGAAGACGGTAAACTGAGTTTGCCCGTTCAAGAAAATCAAGAAGCGATTGCCGGAAGTGGGCAATTAGAAATCAGTCTAAAATCATCTCTTACGGGTGGGGCGATCCTTTCTTCTAAGGAATATATGAATCTTTATCCATATTCCTGTCTGGAACAAAAACTTTCCAAAGCAATTTCATCCGAAAAAGATTGGAATCATATTATGAATCATTTAAATACATACCTGGACGGGGATGGGCTTTTGAAATTTTTTCCTATGTCCTTGTATGGAAGCGAAATACTGACTAGTTACGTATTGATTCTTTCTTCGGAATCTGGTAAAAAAATTCCGGAAGAAATCCAAAATACACTTTTAGAAGCTCTGAATCGTTACGTCAACGGATTGATCTATAGAAACAGTTATATCTCTAACACTGATTTTCTACTGAAAAAAATCATCTTGCTCGACGCAATATCCCGTTTTCAAACGGTAGGGGACGACACAATTCGTACCATTCAAGTCGATCCTAAAATTCTTCCTACAGACGTTCTTATCAGTTTAAGAAATATATATTCAAAATCTAGAATATACAAAAATCAAATTCCTCAATTAGATATACTTTTGAAATCTAGATTTAGGATCCAGGGAACTTCTTACAATTTTGTAGATGAAACCAGTCTTTGGTGGCTTTTATCTTCCAACGATTCTACGGTCATGAAGACAATTCTTTCGGTTGTAAAAGATCCGAGTTGGAAAGAGGATCTTCCACGTCTAATTCGGGGAGCCATTTCTAGACAATCCAAAGGACATTGGGACATTACTACCGCAAACGCGCTCGGAATTTTAGCCTTTCAATCTTATTCTAAACAATTCGAAAAAGATACCGTGGAAGGAACCACCGTTATTACTCTGGAAAATCATTCAAATACGTTGGAATGGAAAAATCAAAAAGAACCTACTAAATTAAAGCTTCCAATGCCACATAACGCTCAAAATTTAGAATTCGTCCAGAACGGAAGCGGAAAACCATACGCTGTAATTCATACTAAAGCTGCCTTACCTTTGAAAGAAAAATTAGAAAGTGGAATGAGATTGGAAAAGGAAATTCTAGATGAATCCGGAAATAAAAAAACTCGTTTTCAAGAAGGAGATATGGTTCGTGTACGTTTAAAAATTTATACTGAATCCGATCTATCTTGGATAGCGCTCAAAGACCCGATTCCTGCGGGTGCAAGTATCTTAGGTTCTGGACTTGGAAACGATTCTCGTTCCGGATCAGAATTGGCAAAAGAAGAAAATTGGTGGTCATCTCCTACTTTTATAGAAAGAAAATGGGAAGGTTATATTGCATATTTTGAATATTTACCCTCAGGATCTGTAACTTTAGAATATGTATATCGAATCAACCAAACTGGAAAATTTATATTACCTCCTACTAGGGTAGAAGCGATGTATCTTCCGGATCAATTTGCGGAATTACCAAATCCGGATCAAATGATCACCAAGGAATAA